TGGGTGACTCACTGCTCGTCTCCATTTCAAAAAGGGGACCGTCGAGCCAAAGCCACCCTACGGGCGGACGTTTCTCGAAGAAGAAGTGTTCGACAAGCGTGGTCCCCTTTTTGAAATTCCGACTGGGTCGGCGTTGTCAAGGTCTACGAGCCCTGCGCTTTTTCTTCTTACCAGCTTGGTTGGTTCATCGTTACTTTCTAAAAAACGTGCACTAAAAAACTTGCAAGTTCATCTCTTTAGATGTTTCTTTCAGTCCAATTTTTTCCTTATCATTTTTAATAAACGCCAAGAGATTTGGCGTTTTTTTAATTATTTTGCATCTACATGCCGAATCTTTTTGCGCTTTTTGACAGCAAATACCTTAAAAATAATATTTTCATAAAGTATTTGTTTTGGTATCATTCTTGCAGAGCATATATCGCTATCGCGCCTGAAAACGCATACATCCATTGAACATACTCGCGTGAAGGAGAGGGTTATATGTCCACAAGCAACATGGAGCAGCACAATCAATTGAAACGCACGATGAACAGCAGACACCTCTTTATGATTTCTCTAGGCGGCGTAATCGGAACCGGGTTATTCCTCGGATCAGGTTATACAATTAGTCAGGCAGGACCAGTTGGTGCCATTCTCTCCTATTTAGTCGGAGGCTTTATCATGTACCTGACTATGCTATGTCTGGGTGAGCTGACAGTTGCCATGCCAGTGGCCGGTTCGTTCCAAACATATATGACCCGCTTTGTTAGCCCAGCCCTTGGGTTTGGTGTAGGCTGGTTGTATTGGCTTGGTTGGGCCGTGACCGTTGCTTTAGAGTTGTTGTCATCAGGATTACTGATGCAGCGTTGGTTCCCTGACTCACCTGTTTGGATGTGGTGCGCGATCTTCGGTGTAGTGCTCTTCTTATTAAATGCTTTATCTGCTCGAGCGTTCGCTGAATCTGAGTTCTGGTTTTCTAGCATTAAAGTAAGCGCTATCATCTTGTTCATCATCTTGGGTGGAGCGGCGATGTTTGGCCTCATTGACCTGAAAAACAGTCAACCTGCACCAATGCTCTCCAACTTTACAGAAAGCCCGCTTCTCCCCTTTGGAATTACAGGCTTGCTGATGACGATGATCACCGTGAACTTCTCGTTCCAAGGCACCGAGCTAATCGGGATTGCCGCTGGAGAAAGTGAGAATCCAGAGAGGACGATTCCGAAGGCCATTCGTACGACGGTTTGGCGTACACTCGTTTTCTTCATTCTGGCGATTGCCATTGTGGCAGGGATGATTCCACACCAACAGGCGGGTGTGATTGAAAGTCCGTTTGTCGTCGTATTTGACAGCATCGGGATTCCTTATGCAGCTGACATTATGAACTTCGTTGTCCTGACAGCACTTCTGTCTGTGGCCAACTCTGGTTTGTACGCAGCAACTCGTATGCTTTACTCCCTGTCCAGAGAAGGAATGGCTTCGAAAAAGCTTGGGGCCGTAAATGGAAAAGGGATTCCGATGAACGCTTTGTTGATTACGTTTGCCATTGCGCTCTTGTCTCTTCTGTCCGGTTTTTTTGCAGAAGATACGGTCTTCATGGTACTGTTGTCTATCGCTGGTCTCGGTGCACAGATCGGATGGATCTCCATCTCCGCTTCGCAGCTTGCATTCCGTCGTCATTACCTGAAAAATGGAGGCAAGCTGGAGGATCTGAAGTTCCGTACACCTTTGTACCCTATACTGCCTTTGATTTCCTTGATCTTGAACTTGCTCGTTCTCGTGAGTCTGGCATTCGATCCAGAACAACGCATCGCCTTGTACTGCGGAGTTCCGTTCATGATCATTGCAATGTGCGTGTATCAATTCCATTTTAAAAAGAAAATCGAAGCGTAATCACAAAAAGAAAAGCTTGCAGCCTCTTTCAAGAAGGGACTGCAAGCTTTTCATGCTTTATATGCGATTTGTTAGGCTTGGCAATGCTACAATGAGATTCGGACAATTTCCGTAACGACTACCATGGCAAAAACTGCAAATCCAAGGGAACTCGTTACCAGTAACATGCGCTTTAGCTTTTTCATATCTTCCATAAAATTCCCTCACTTTCTTGCGCCAATCATCTCTATCGTTATATACGTAAGAACGATGGAAAATGTTTCATTTCGCCCAAAAATATTTACGAGCGAGCTATTTTCTTTAGATTATTCCCGATTTGTCCGGTTTGTTGTTCCATGCGATATAGCATCCAGGCCACCCCAAACCCGATGACCAAACAAATGGTCCACGGCAGCCACGGCGTTTGCAAGCGCAGCCCTACATCGTACACCCATCCTCCCGCTACCTGTCCAAATGAACCCCCGATGGCAATCGAATACCCGTTGAAGCCGTAATAGGCGCCCACCAAGTCCTTGGGAGCAAAACGGGGAACGACATCCACCAGATTCGGAACAGCAATCATGGTTCCCAGTGCAAAAAGGAACACATCCAAGAGAATAAGCCACAATGAATCGGCAAACGTGAACAAAAATAGTCCCACACTCATAAACAACGTCCCGATGCCAATCAAGGTAAGCCTTTGCGGATAACCCTCCAGCAATTGTGTTACTTTCATTTGAAATAAGATTACAAACAGCGAAAGCGCAGAAAGCACGATTCCTACATTCACCTTGTTATGTGTAACATTCTCAACAAACAGCGGAATCGTTAAAAACACCTGCATATTCAAGTAATAATACCCCATCAAGATAAAGGTATAGCGTACAAACAGCTTGTCCTTTACTACCGTGGACATACTTTCCCATATACTATGCCGCGTATTCGTGGCGCGAATCGGTGGAAATAAAAAGAAGATCACGATGGCATTCACTCCGAAAACGGCCCCTGCAAACAACGAAATGTACGTAAAATCAATAGCCGAGAGTGCTGTCCCCACGATTTGGGAACCGACAACCGCAATATTGCCAAGTACATTGCGTAGCGAGAATACTTCTTTTCGGATGGCCTCAGGTGTAATAATCGCATAGGCAGCAGAGCAAGCAGGCTCAAACAACGCCCCACCCAATCCGGAAAGAATCGCGGCAACAAAAAAGTGCCACGTCTCGGTACAAAAGGCGAACATCGCAAACCCAACGGCACGTACGCCCAATCCGAGGAACATCGCCCCTTTGTATCCGAAGGCATCCGCGATCACACCGCCTAAAAAGGCAAGACCTTGCTGAGAGAACTGTCTGACACTCAGGACAATCCCTGCCATCGCCAGTGTCCAGCCGATGCTGCCCGTCAAATACAAAGTGAGATACGGGATTAATGCATAAAAACCCATATTCATCATAAAAGATGTGCTTAACAAGAGCTTCACTGAAAAGGGCGTTTCTCGCCACCATTCCCACTTCATCCCCATACCCCTCGCTCTCCCGATACCCCACATGAAAAAGGATATCCCCAGCTTAGCGAACAGGGTATAATTTGGGAAACGAACAATTTTGTATATGGTAATCAAATATTTAGATAAGAGGGATTCCAACTGTATGGACTTCGAACAATTACGTGCTTTCTACACATTGGCCCAGACGAAAAATTTCACCAAGGCTGCGGAAATGCTCCACTTAGTTCAGTCTACGGTGACAATGCGAATCAAGCAACTGGAAGAAAAAGTTGGCAAACCTCTTTTCATTCGTGATAAAAGAAGTGTTGAGATTACCCAAGCGGGCTTAACCCTTTTACCGTATGCAGAGAGAATCCTCAAACTGTCCCATGAAGCCCTAAATGAAGTCGCTTCCCTCCAGCCTTATGAAGATTATTTATCGATCGGTAGCTTAAACGCGATCTGGACATCCACCCTCGAGCCGATCTTGAAAGAGTACCACTTTCGATATCCACAAATTGCGATTAGCACAAAGACA
The window above is part of the Brevibacillus antibioticus genome. Proteins encoded here:
- a CDS encoding amino acid permease — protein: MSTSNMEQHNQLKRTMNSRHLFMISLGGVIGTGLFLGSGYTISQAGPVGAILSYLVGGFIMYLTMLCLGELTVAMPVAGSFQTYMTRFVSPALGFGVGWLYWLGWAVTVALELLSSGLLMQRWFPDSPVWMWCAIFGVVLFLLNALSARAFAESEFWFSSIKVSAIILFIILGGAAMFGLIDLKNSQPAPMLSNFTESPLLPFGITGLLMTMITVNFSFQGTELIGIAAGESENPERTIPKAIRTTVWRTLVFFILAIAIVAGMIPHQQAGVIESPFVVVFDSIGIPYAADIMNFVVLTALLSVANSGLYAATRMLYSLSREGMASKKLGAVNGKGIPMNALLITFAIALLSLLSGFFAEDTVFMVLLSIAGLGAQIGWISISASQLAFRRHYLKNGGKLEDLKFRTPLYPILPLISLILNLLVLVSLAFDPEQRIALYCGVPFMIIAMCVYQFHFKKKIEA
- a CDS encoding MDR family MFS transporter, translated to MKWEWWRETPFSVKLLLSTSFMMNMGFYALIPYLTLYLTGSIGWTLAMAGIVLSVRQFSQQGLAFLGGVIADAFGYKGAMFLGLGVRAVGFAMFAFCTETWHFFVAAILSGLGGALFEPACSAAYAIITPEAIRKEVFSLRNVLGNIAVVGSQIVGTALSAIDFTYISLFAGAVFGVNAIVIFFLFPPIRATNTRHSIWESMSTVVKDKLFVRYTFILMGYYYLNMQVFLTIPLFVENVTHNKVNVGIVLSALSLFVILFQMKVTQLLEGYPQRLTLIGIGTLFMSVGLFLFTFADSLWLILLDVFLFALGTMIAVPNLVDVVPRFAPKDLVGAYYGFNGYSIAIGGSFGQVAGGWVYDVGLRLQTPWLPWTICLVIGFGVAWMLYRMEQQTGQIGNNLKKIARS